Proteins encoded in a region of the Scomber scombrus chromosome 16, fScoSco1.1, whole genome shotgun sequence genome:
- the LOC133996230 gene encoding E3 ubiquitin-protein ligase RING2-B-like isoform X2 gives MAAPVNIQTPSKTWELSLYELHRSPQAIMDGTEVAVSPRSLHSELMCPICLDMLKNTMTTKECLHRFCSDCIVTALRSGNKECPTCRKKLVSRRSLRRDSNFDALISKIYPSRDEYEAHQRSVLERLNRLHNKEALSSSIEEGLRQQARYRNHRVKKPTQESDNTTFSGGEDNGDTRSHLSHDSAPSHAPNAPGLTPSEAGPSRKRPRASDDGSGPEADSGSPTPPLRRHKEGPGSEIELVFRPHPQLVHGQDYNQTRYVKTTANATVDHLSKYLALRIALEDRHTDREAEDQRKEEGGGGGGGEEGAATGGGEPGGTTGSGGEGSSLSDISEKQYTIYILTRGGQFSTLNGSLTLELVNEKYWKVRKPLELYYAPTKDPQQPPPPPQLPPPQKSPPIQREG, from the exons ATGGCAGCACCTGTAAACATCCAGACTCCCAGTAAGACCTGGGAGCTGAGTCTGTACGAGCTGCACAGGAGCCCTCAG gCCATCATGGACGGGACGGAGGTGGCGGTGTCTCCTCGCTCTCTGCACAGCGAGCTCATGTGTCCCATCTGTCTGGACATGCTGAAGAACACCATGACCACCAAAGAGTGTCTGCACCGCTTCTGCTCCGACTGCATCGTCACGGCGCTGCGATCAGG GAACAAAGAGTGTCCGACCTGCAGGAAGAAGCTGGTCTCGAGGCGTTCGCTGCGCCGCGACTCAAACTTCGACGCTCTGATCTCGAAGATTTACCCGAGCCGCGACGAGTACGAGGCTCACCAGCGCAGCGTCCTGGAGCGCCTCAACAGGCTGCACAACAAGGAGGCGTTGAGCTCCAGCATCGAGGAAGGGCTCCGCCAGCAAGCCCGCTACAG GAACCACCGGGTGAAGAAACCGACTCAGGAGAGCGACAACACCACCTTCAGCGGCGGTGAGGACAACGGTGACACCCGCTCACACCTGTCCCATGACTCCGCCCCCTCCCACGCCCCCAACGCCCCGGGTCTGACCCCATCGGAGGCAGGGCCGAGCCGCAAGAGGCCACGAGCGTCCGACGACGGCTCGGGGCCCGAGGCCGACAGCGGGAGCCCGACTCCTCCGCTGAGACGCCACAAAGAAGGACCGGGCTCAGAGATAGAGCTGGTGTTCAGACCTCACCCCCAACTGGTCCACGGACAGGACTACAACCAGACCAG GTACGTGAAGACGACGGCCAACGCCACCGTGGATCATCTGTCTAAATATCTCGCTCTGCGCATCGCTCTGGAGGACCGACACACCGACAGAGAGGCTGAGGACCAacggaaagaggagggaggaggaggaggaggaggagaggaaggagcagcaacaggaggaggagaacctgGAGGGACgacaggaagtggaggagaGGGGTCGAGTCTGAGCGACATCAGTGAGAAACAATACACCATCTACATCCTGACGAGAGGAGGACAGTTCTCT aCTCTGAACGGCTCTCTGACTCTGGAGCTGGTTAATGAGAAGTACTGGAAGGTGAGGAAGCCTCTGGAGCTTTACTACGCTCCCACCAAAGACCCCCAACAGCCGCCGCCTCCGCCCCAGCTGCCCCCCCCACAGAAGTCCCCTCCCAtacagagagagggatga
- the LOC133996230 gene encoding E3 ubiquitin-protein ligase RING2-A-like isoform X1, which yields MAAPVNIQTPSKTWELSLYELHRSPQEAIMDGTEVAVSPRSLHSELMCPICLDMLKNTMTTKECLHRFCSDCIVTALRSGNKECPTCRKKLVSRRSLRRDSNFDALISKIYPSRDEYEAHQRSVLERLNRLHNKEALSSSIEEGLRQQARYRNHRVKKPTQESDNTTFSGGEDNGDTRSHLSHDSAPSHAPNAPGLTPSEAGPSRKRPRASDDGSGPEADSGSPTPPLRRHKEGPGSEIELVFRPHPQLVHGQDYNQTRYVKTTANATVDHLSKYLALRIALEDRHTDREAEDQRKEEGGGGGGGEEGAATGGGEPGGTTGSGGEGSSLSDISEKQYTIYILTRGGQFSTLNGSLTLELVNEKYWKVRKPLELYYAPTKDPQQPPPPPQLPPPQKSPPIQREG from the exons ATGGCAGCACCTGTAAACATCCAGACTCCCAGTAAGACCTGGGAGCTGAGTCTGTACGAGCTGCACAGGAGCCCTCAG gaggCCATCATGGACGGGACGGAGGTGGCGGTGTCTCCTCGCTCTCTGCACAGCGAGCTCATGTGTCCCATCTGTCTGGACATGCTGAAGAACACCATGACCACCAAAGAGTGTCTGCACCGCTTCTGCTCCGACTGCATCGTCACGGCGCTGCGATCAGG GAACAAAGAGTGTCCGACCTGCAGGAAGAAGCTGGTCTCGAGGCGTTCGCTGCGCCGCGACTCAAACTTCGACGCTCTGATCTCGAAGATTTACCCGAGCCGCGACGAGTACGAGGCTCACCAGCGCAGCGTCCTGGAGCGCCTCAACAGGCTGCACAACAAGGAGGCGTTGAGCTCCAGCATCGAGGAAGGGCTCCGCCAGCAAGCCCGCTACAG GAACCACCGGGTGAAGAAACCGACTCAGGAGAGCGACAACACCACCTTCAGCGGCGGTGAGGACAACGGTGACACCCGCTCACACCTGTCCCATGACTCCGCCCCCTCCCACGCCCCCAACGCCCCGGGTCTGACCCCATCGGAGGCAGGGCCGAGCCGCAAGAGGCCACGAGCGTCCGACGACGGCTCGGGGCCCGAGGCCGACAGCGGGAGCCCGACTCCTCCGCTGAGACGCCACAAAGAAGGACCGGGCTCAGAGATAGAGCTGGTGTTCAGACCTCACCCCCAACTGGTCCACGGACAGGACTACAACCAGACCAG GTACGTGAAGACGACGGCCAACGCCACCGTGGATCATCTGTCTAAATATCTCGCTCTGCGCATCGCTCTGGAGGACCGACACACCGACAGAGAGGCTGAGGACCAacggaaagaggagggaggaggaggaggaggaggagaggaaggagcagcaacaggaggaggagaacctgGAGGGACgacaggaagtggaggagaGGGGTCGAGTCTGAGCGACATCAGTGAGAAACAATACACCATCTACATCCTGACGAGAGGAGGACAGTTCTCT aCTCTGAACGGCTCTCTGACTCTGGAGCTGGTTAATGAGAAGTACTGGAAGGTGAGGAAGCCTCTGGAGCTTTACTACGCTCCCACCAAAGACCCCCAACAGCCGCCGCCTCCGCCCCAGCTGCCCCCCCCACAGAAGTCCCCTCCCAtacagagagagggatga